From a single Couchioplanes caeruleus genomic region:
- a CDS encoding YbaB/EbfC family nucleoid-associated protein has protein sequence MDFNQRIEHLFEEYERQRSSLTTMQQKMREISVSATSPRREVTVTVGQNGTLTDVTFPTGAYKRLTPAELTAVILQTYAEAKEQVVQQTAELLAPVLPEGMDAQQLARGTAGADMFLPAEPRMATSVREFLNLGRAER, from the coding sequence ATGGACTTCAACCAACGCATCGAGCACCTGTTCGAGGAGTACGAGCGGCAGCGCTCGAGCCTGACCACGATGCAGCAGAAGATGCGCGAGATCTCGGTCTCCGCCACGTCGCCCCGGCGCGAGGTCACCGTGACGGTCGGGCAGAACGGCACGCTCACCGACGTCACGTTCCCGACCGGCGCGTACAAGCGGCTCACCCCGGCCGAGCTGACCGCCGTCATCCTGCAGACGTACGCGGAGGCCAAGGAGCAGGTCGTGCAGCAGACCGCCGAGCTGCTGGCACCCGTACTCCCGGAGGGCATGGACGCGCAGCAGCTGGCCCGCGGCACCGCCGGCGCCGACATGTTCCTGCCGGCCGAGCCGCGGATGGCCACGAGCGTGCGCGAGTTCCTCAACCTGGGCCGAGCCGAACGATGA
- a CDS encoding WXG100 family type VII secretion target has translation MTMPVVQTTEQGMQAAAQEFSNRVTQFNGNLQSVNSQMAALQATWTGDASKGFNNAMDSWERSFQKVINELITMLDVMGVTTKGYREAENTAASAAQSFASALPGV, from the coding sequence GTGACCATGCCAGTGGTGCAGACAACCGAACAGGGCATGCAGGCGGCAGCCCAGGAATTCTCGAACCGGGTGACCCAGTTCAACGGCAATCTGCAGAGCGTCAACTCGCAGATGGCGGCGCTGCAGGCCACCTGGACCGGTGACGCGTCCAAGGGCTTCAACAACGCCATGGACAGCTGGGAGCGCTCCTTCCAGAAGGTCATCAACGAGCTCATCACCATGCTCGACGTGATGGGCGTGACCACGAAGGGCTACCGCGAGGCGGAGAACACCGCCGCGTCCGCGGCCCAGTCCTTCGCCTCGGCGCTGCCGGGCGTCTGA
- a CDS encoding WXG100 family type VII secretion target, producing MSNYRFDFSTADATLFDMNKINNDIKTALGDMERYVEKSLQDWTGDARTQYHVSKAAWNQAANEMTVYLEQARVTLLQISDNYGTTEQRHAAIWNDVRGG from the coding sequence GTGTCCAACTACCGTTTCGACTTCAGCACGGCTGACGCCACGCTGTTCGACATGAACAAGATCAACAACGACATCAAGACGGCGCTGGGCGACATGGAGCGCTACGTCGAGAAGTCGCTGCAGGACTGGACCGGTGACGCGCGGACCCAGTACCACGTCTCGAAGGCCGCCTGGAACCAGGCCGCCAACGAGATGACCGTGTACCTGGAGCAGGCCCGGGTGACGCTGCTGCAGATCTCGGACAACTACGGCACCACCGAGCAGCGGCACGCGGCCATCTGGAACGACGTCCGCGGCGGCTGA
- the eccCa gene encoding type VII secretion protein EccCa has protein sequence MSTVTVKRPPRAAGPEAPDGEIELQEPPLMAEEAPLDFRSFAMIVPMGLGMGAMMAMFGLYSRAPIMYVMGGAMAVGMLLMGVMQIGKAASDRKRKMRGERRDFLRYIAQLRKQARAAADQQRQCVLWNNPQPEWLWSVAMSSRLWERRPSHDDFGRVRIGLGRQGAMLRFLPPQTKPIEDLEPLASISLRRFSEAYRTVSGIPVSVGLRSFTSIELEGDADAAVDLVRAMVAQLVTFHAPDDLRVAVLAPEVHRGNWDWIKWLPHNAHPTAFDAAGPVRLFAGTHDELMDLLGPEVTDRGDHDRSTRPSSTEPFVVIVAHLADLPDSSRLLGAGLRNVVLLDLTGAMPGGPKVLRLTVKDDVVEFPAGETVGSAVRDALGVVPAESLARLVAPKRTSGTLDVVEEPLETSFDLTTLLGIRDANTFDVQQLWRSRLPQRNRLQVPIGVTEDGEVIELDLKESAQGGMGPHGLLIGATGSGKSELLRTLVCALAATHSSEILNLVLVDFKGGATFIGMEKLPHTSAVITNLADELPLVDRMQDALNGEMTRRQEMLRASGYASLFDYEKARANGAQLVPFPVLLIIVDEFSELLSSKGEFMDLFVSIGRLGRSLGVHLLLASQRLDEGRINRVEGHLSYRLALRTFSSMESRAVIGVGKAYELPPEPGNGYLKVDTTNLVRFKSAYVSGPYTGKGLIGGAEAGDEPAVVEEIVPFTTRQVAVRHDPGRVRPADTPAEDEPAPETASGPSLVEVLLNRLAGSGPPARQVWLPPLSSAPSLDSLLPSVVPDPVRGMTVADPAAQGRLRVPVGIVDRPQEQLRELLTVDLGGADGHVGIAGAPQSGKSTLLRSLVLSLALTNTPQEVQFYGLDFGGGGLASIAGLPHVGSIATRMERDRVVRTLEEVLQVMERREAEFAGRGLDSMTSYLAARARGEIDDPFGHVFLVVDGWYTMKQDFMDLDTKFQEIASRGLSFGVHVIVTATRWSEMRTWLRDLMGTKLELRLGDPMESDVGSRKAATVPNQAGRGLTGDGLHFLGALPRTDGSSETGDLAEATKAVVEEIGTFWTGAPARAVRMLPTRLPAERLPDPQPEFKVCIGQDEQRLEPVWHDFMVTPHMLVFGDSETGKTNMLRLVLRAIQRHYSPEQAKVVLGDSRRDLDTAIPAAYQVGSGITGDALYELAGQASVSMNRRVPGAEISSERMRRRDWWEGPELFVVVDDYDLMTKGIGVGSSLEPLLPLLAQGVSIGLHVIVARSTSSAMRAMMDPVVRRIWELGNPATLFSYPKEEGKFLGEAPPRRLPAGRAQLVTRRGVKLMQTGLVSEGSRG, from the coding sequence ATGAGTACGGTCACCGTCAAGCGACCGCCGCGGGCGGCCGGCCCCGAGGCGCCCGACGGCGAGATCGAGCTGCAGGAGCCGCCGCTGATGGCGGAGGAGGCGCCGCTCGACTTCCGCTCCTTCGCGATGATCGTGCCGATGGGCCTCGGCATGGGCGCCATGATGGCGATGTTCGGCCTCTACAGCCGGGCCCCGATCATGTACGTGATGGGCGGCGCGATGGCCGTCGGCATGCTGCTGATGGGCGTCATGCAGATCGGCAAGGCGGCCTCCGACCGCAAGCGCAAGATGCGCGGCGAGCGCCGGGACTTCCTGCGGTACATCGCCCAGCTGCGCAAGCAGGCCCGGGCGGCGGCCGACCAGCAGCGCCAGTGCGTGCTCTGGAACAACCCCCAGCCGGAGTGGCTGTGGTCGGTCGCGATGAGCTCCCGGCTGTGGGAGCGGCGGCCCAGCCACGACGACTTCGGCCGGGTCCGCATCGGGCTCGGCCGGCAGGGCGCGATGCTGCGGTTCCTGCCGCCGCAGACCAAGCCCATCGAGGACCTGGAGCCGCTGGCCTCGATCTCGCTGCGCCGGTTCTCCGAGGCGTACCGGACGGTGTCGGGCATTCCGGTCTCCGTGGGCCTGCGCAGCTTCACCTCGATCGAGCTCGAGGGCGACGCCGACGCGGCGGTGGACCTGGTCCGGGCGATGGTGGCGCAGCTGGTCACCTTCCACGCCCCCGACGACCTGCGGGTGGCCGTGCTGGCCCCCGAGGTGCACCGCGGCAACTGGGACTGGATCAAGTGGCTGCCGCACAACGCCCACCCGACCGCCTTCGACGCCGCGGGACCCGTACGCCTCTTCGCCGGCACCCACGACGAGCTGATGGACCTGCTCGGGCCGGAGGTGACCGACCGGGGTGACCACGACCGGTCCACCCGGCCGTCGTCCACCGAGCCGTTCGTGGTGATCGTCGCGCACCTGGCGGACCTGCCGGACAGCTCGCGGCTGCTCGGCGCGGGGCTGCGCAACGTGGTGCTGCTGGACCTCACCGGCGCCATGCCCGGCGGCCCCAAGGTGCTGCGCCTGACCGTGAAGGACGACGTCGTCGAGTTCCCGGCCGGCGAGACGGTGGGTTCCGCCGTCCGCGACGCCCTCGGCGTGGTGCCGGCCGAGTCGCTGGCCCGGCTGGTCGCGCCGAAGCGCACCAGCGGCACGCTCGACGTGGTCGAGGAGCCACTGGAGACCAGCTTCGACCTGACCACATTGCTCGGGATCCGCGACGCCAACACGTTCGACGTCCAGCAGCTGTGGCGGTCGCGGCTGCCGCAGCGCAACCGGCTGCAGGTGCCGATCGGCGTGACCGAGGACGGCGAGGTCATCGAGCTCGACCTGAAGGAGTCCGCGCAGGGCGGCATGGGCCCGCACGGCCTGCTCATCGGCGCGACCGGTTCCGGCAAGAGCGAGCTGCTGCGGACGCTGGTCTGCGCGCTCGCCGCCACCCACAGCTCCGAGATCCTCAACCTGGTCCTCGTCGACTTCAAGGGCGGCGCGACCTTCATCGGCATGGAGAAGCTGCCGCACACCTCGGCGGTCATCACGAACCTCGCCGACGAGCTGCCGCTGGTCGACCGTATGCAGGACGCGCTCAACGGCGAGATGACCCGGCGCCAGGAGATGCTGCGGGCCAGCGGGTACGCCTCACTGTTCGACTACGAGAAGGCCCGCGCGAACGGCGCTCAGCTGGTGCCGTTCCCGGTGCTGCTCATCATCGTCGACGAGTTCAGCGAGCTGTTGAGCAGCAAGGGCGAGTTCATGGACCTGTTCGTCTCGATCGGCCGGCTGGGCCGCAGCCTCGGCGTGCACCTGCTGCTCGCCTCCCAGCGCCTGGACGAGGGGCGGATCAACCGGGTCGAGGGGCACCTGTCGTACCGGCTGGCGCTGCGGACGTTCTCCTCGATGGAGTCCCGGGCGGTCATCGGCGTGGGCAAGGCGTACGAGCTGCCGCCCGAGCCCGGCAACGGCTACCTCAAGGTCGACACCACGAACCTCGTACGGTTCAAGTCGGCGTACGTCTCCGGCCCGTACACGGGCAAGGGTCTGATCGGCGGGGCTGAGGCGGGCGACGAGCCCGCCGTGGTCGAGGAGATCGTGCCCTTCACCACCCGCCAGGTCGCGGTCCGGCACGACCCGGGCCGGGTACGCCCCGCCGACACCCCGGCGGAGGACGAGCCCGCGCCCGAGACGGCGTCCGGTCCCAGCCTCGTCGAGGTGCTGCTCAACCGGCTCGCCGGATCCGGGCCGCCGGCCCGGCAGGTGTGGCTGCCGCCGCTGTCGTCCGCGCCGAGCCTCGACTCGCTGCTGCCCAGCGTGGTCCCCGACCCGGTGCGTGGCATGACCGTCGCGGACCCGGCCGCCCAGGGCCGCCTGCGGGTGCCCGTCGGCATCGTCGACCGGCCGCAGGAACAGCTGCGCGAGCTGCTCACAGTGGACCTCGGCGGCGCGGACGGCCACGTCGGCATCGCCGGTGCCCCGCAGAGCGGCAAGTCGACCCTGCTGCGCAGCCTCGTGCTGTCGCTCGCGCTGACGAACACCCCGCAGGAGGTGCAGTTCTACGGGCTGGACTTCGGCGGTGGCGGCCTGGCCTCGATCGCCGGCCTGCCGCACGTCGGCTCGATCGCGACGCGCATGGAACGCGACCGCGTGGTGCGGACGCTCGAGGAGGTGCTCCAGGTGATGGAGCGCCGGGAGGCCGAGTTCGCCGGGCGCGGGCTGGACTCCATGACGTCGTACCTGGCGGCGCGGGCCCGCGGCGAGATCGACGACCCGTTCGGCCACGTGTTCCTCGTCGTGGACGGCTGGTACACGATGAAGCAGGACTTCATGGACCTGGACACGAAGTTCCAGGAGATCGCCTCGCGCGGGCTGTCGTTCGGGGTCCACGTCATCGTCACCGCCACCCGCTGGTCGGAGATGCGGACCTGGCTGCGCGACCTCATGGGCACCAAGCTGGAGCTGCGGCTCGGCGACCCGATGGAGTCCGATGTCGGCTCCCGCAAGGCCGCGACCGTGCCGAACCAGGCCGGCCGCGGGCTCACCGGCGACGGGCTGCACTTCCTCGGCGCGCTGCCGCGCACCGACGGCAGCTCGGAGACCGGCGACCTGGCCGAGGCCACCAAGGCGGTGGTCGAGGAGATCGGCACGTTCTGGACCGGTGCGCCGGCTCGGGCCGTACGGATGCTGCCGACCCGCCTGCCCGCCGAGCGGCTCCCGGACCCGCAGCCGGAGTTCAAGGTCTGCATCGGCCAGGACGAGCAGCGGCTCGAGCCGGTCTGGCACGACTTCATGGTCACGCCGCACATGCTCGTGTTCGGTGACAGCGAGACCGGCAAGACGAACATGCTGCGGCTGGTGCTGCGCGCCATCCAGCGGCACTACTCGCCGGAGCAGGCGAAGGTCGTGCTCGGTGACTCCCGGCGCGACCTGGACACCGCCATTCCGGCGGCGTACCAGGTGGGGTCCGGCATCACCGGCGACGCGCTGTACGAGCTCGCCGGCCAGGCCTCCGTCTCGATGAACCGGCGGGTGCCCGGCGCGGAGATCTCGTCGGAGCGGATGCGCCGGCGCGACTGGTGGGAAGGGCCCGAGCTGTTCGTCGTCGTCGACGACTACGACCTGATGACCAAGGGCATCGGGGTCGGCTCGAGCCTGGAGCCGCTGCTCCCGCTGCTGGCCCAGGGTGTCTCCATCGGACTGCACGTGATCGTCGCGCGCAGCACCTCCAGCGCGATGCGGGCCATGATGGACCCCGTCGTGCGCCGCATCTGGGAGCTGGGCAACCCGGCGACCCTGTTCTCGTACCCGAAGGAAGAGGGCAAGTTCCTCGGCGAGGCGCCCCCGCGCCGGCTGCCGGCGGGCCGTGCCCAGCTCGTCACCCGTCGCGGCGTGAAGCTGATGCAGACGGGCCTCGTCAGCGAAGGGAGCCGCGGGTGA